A region of Paucidesulfovibrio longus DSM 6739 DNA encodes the following proteins:
- a CDS encoding radical SAM protein produces the protein MAFTYIFGPVMSGRLGLSLGLDLLREKICSMDCAYCEVGPTSALTLERRAWVPARDILDELAQWAAQGRDTEYVTLGGSGEPTLNTEFGEVIRGVREILPGKPVAVLTNSTLLHVPDVRRDLCLADVVLPSLDTLVPQEMRRLNRCIPGLGPETIVRGLLDFRKEFSGAVFLEILLARGFNDSEENLRLLSEFIPRLDPDRVDVVTLTRPGTLDSARAVDAPTLARWRAALGAHERRNLRAEARERDLPDQEAREALRSSLARRPQTVLQLAGGLGLGPERVRRLLDALVAEDELDAREVEDGLFYSLRRSGR, from the coding sequence ATGGCATTCACATACATCTTCGGACCGGTGATGTCCGGCAGGCTCGGCCTCTCGCTGGGGCTGGACCTGCTCCGAGAAAAAATATGCAGCATGGACTGCGCCTACTGCGAGGTCGGGCCGACCAGCGCCCTGACCCTGGAACGGCGCGCCTGGGTTCCGGCCCGCGACATTCTGGACGAGCTGGCCCAGTGGGCCGCGCAGGGCCGCGACACGGAGTACGTGACCCTGGGCGGTTCGGGCGAGCCCACGCTGAACACCGAGTTCGGCGAGGTCATCCGGGGCGTGCGGGAAATCCTGCCGGGCAAGCCCGTGGCCGTGCTGACCAACTCCACGCTGCTGCACGTCCCGGACGTGCGGCGCGACCTCTGCCTCGCGGACGTGGTTCTGCCGTCCCTGGATACACTCGTACCCCAGGAAATGCGCAGGCTCAACCGTTGCATTCCGGGTCTCGGCCCGGAAACCATCGTCCGGGGCCTGCTGGACTTCCGCAAGGAATTCTCCGGGGCCGTCTTCCTGGAGATCCTCCTGGCGCGCGGGTTCAACGACTCCGAGGAGAACCTGCGCCTGCTCTCGGAATTCATCCCGCGCCTGGACCCGGACCGGGTGGACGTGGTAACGCTGACAAGGCCGGGAACGCTGGACTCCGCCCGCGCCGTGGACGCGCCGACCCTGGCGCGCTGGCGCGCGGCACTGGGCGCGCACGAGCGCCGCAACCTGCGGGCCGAGGCGCGCGAGCGCGACCTGCCCGACCAGGAGGCCAGGGAAGCTCTCCGCTCCTCGCTTGCGCGCAGGCCGCAAACCGTACTACAGTTGGCGGGCGGCCTCGGCCTCGGCCCCGAACGGGTGCGCAGGCTCCTGGACGCCCTGGTCGCGGAAGACGAGCTGGACGCGCGCGAGGTCGAGGACGGCCTGTTCTATTCCCTGCGCCGTTCCGGCCGTTAG
- a CDS encoding tRNA (adenine-N1)-methyltransferase: MLNSGDLVLLISPKGKRYLHKLDPQAEVHTHDGRILMSEVAAAGYGHRVRTHLGRPYLVLRPTVHDLIKNVKRSTQIMYPKEIGYLLLKLGVGPGSTVIESGTGSGGLTTALAWYVGDTGKVVTYERREEFYKLARKNLERVGLAHRVEQVNQDISEGFRHSGAHALFLDVRTPWDYLEAIPSAVIPGAMCGFLLPTVNQVSDLLRGLEHGPFQDIEVLEILVRRYKPVPDRLRPEDRMVAHTGFLIFARYIEPDAAPGLPESGAEQGEAAPACPELPQETDGGTLELEDGMDAEFGVPESAIEAPLETASDGEGQESGRKEHVETEDKDVTDAL; the protein is encoded by the coding sequence ATGTTGAATTCGGGAGATTTGGTACTGCTCATCAGCCCCAAGGGCAAGCGGTATCTGCATAAGCTCGACCCGCAGGCCGAGGTGCATACCCACGACGGGCGCATCCTCATGTCCGAGGTGGCCGCCGCAGGCTACGGACACCGCGTCCGCACCCATCTGGGCAGACCCTATCTCGTGCTCCGTCCCACTGTGCACGATTTGATCAAGAACGTGAAGCGTTCGACGCAGATCATGTACCCGAAGGAGATCGGCTATCTGCTGCTCAAGCTCGGCGTCGGCCCCGGCTCCACGGTCATCGAGTCCGGCACGGGCTCCGGCGGCCTGACCACGGCCCTGGCCTGGTACGTGGGCGATACGGGCAAGGTCGTCACCTACGAGCGCCGCGAGGAATTCTACAAGCTGGCGCGCAAGAACCTGGAGCGCGTGGGCCTGGCCCACCGCGTGGAGCAGGTCAATCAGGACATTTCCGAAGGCTTCCGGCACAGCGGCGCGCACGCGCTCTTTCTCGACGTGCGCACGCCCTGGGACTACCTGGAGGCCATTCCCTCGGCCGTCATTCCCGGAGCCATGTGCGGCTTTCTGCTGCCCACGGTGAACCAGGTCAGCGACCTGTTGCGCGGGCTGGAGCACGGCCCCTTCCAGGACATCGAAGTGCTGGAAATCCTGGTGCGACGCTACAAGCCCGTGCCGGACCGCCTGCGTCCGGAAGACCGCATGGTCGCGCACACGGGCTTCCTGATCTTCGCCCGCTACATCGAGCCCGACGCCGCGCCCGGCCTGCCCGAATCCGGCGCGGAACAGGGCGAAGCCGCGCCCGCGTGCCCGGAGCTGCCCCAGGAGACCGACGGCGGCACCCTGGAGCTGGAAGACGGCATGGACGCGGAGTTCGGCGTGCCCGAATCCGCCATCGAGGCTCCGCTGGAGACGGCTTCGGACGGGGAAGGCCAGGAGTCCGGGCGCAAGGAACATGTGGAGACCGAAGACAAGGACGTGACGGACGCGCTCTAG
- the trhA gene encoding PAQR family membrane homeostasis protein TrhA, giving the protein MTASVERRAIWGLRDPLAGFTHLLGALGGIVALVLLLVRAAHQGTAWHVTSFAVFGAGMILLYTASTLYHWLPYGERRTARLRKLDHVMIFVMIAGTYTPICLVPLRGAWGWSIFGVVWGMALAGGVVKLFWMGAPRLLSTGFYIVMGWVAVVGIWPLVQALSSGAVFWLVAGGLSYTLGGVVYALKRPDPWPRVFGFHEIFHLFVLLGSFCHFWMMYAYIARHP; this is encoded by the coding sequence ATGACCGCAAGCGTGGAACGGCGAGCCATCTGGGGCCTGCGCGACCCCCTGGCAGGGTTCACGCATCTGCTCGGCGCGCTGGGCGGGATCGTCGCCCTGGTGCTGCTCCTGGTGCGCGCCGCGCACCAGGGCACGGCCTGGCACGTGACCTCCTTCGCCGTGTTCGGCGCGGGCATGATCCTGCTCTACACCGCGAGCACGCTCTACCACTGGCTGCCCTACGGCGAGCGCCGCACTGCCCGGCTGCGCAAGCTCGACCACGTCATGATCTTCGTGATGATCGCGGGAACCTACACGCCCATCTGCCTCGTGCCCCTGCGCGGGGCCTGGGGCTGGTCCATCTTCGGGGTCGTCTGGGGCATGGCGCTGGCGGGCGGCGTGGTCAAGCTCTTCTGGATGGGCGCGCCCCGCCTGCTCTCAACGGGCTTCTACATCGTCATGGGCTGGGTGGCCGTGGTGGGCATCTGGCCGCTGGTCCAGGCGCTTTCCTCGGGCGCGGTCTTCTGGCTCGTGGCGGGCGGGCTGAGCTACACCCTGGGCGGCGTGGTCTACGCGCTCAAGCGGCCCGATCCCTGGCCGCGCGTGTTCGGCTTCCACGAGATCTTCCACCTCTTCGTGCTGCTCGGCAGCTTCTGCCATTTCTGGATGATGTACGCCTACATCGCCCGGCATCCCTGA
- a CDS encoding ABC transporter substrate-binding protein: protein MLRLIAVLLAVAGMLPAWNADAGQFKVLVVHSYHREMPWTVQCDRGIHEILGEIAQLDMVYLDTKRIPESEFAGRAEAAMDVFRRVDPDLVMLGDDNALRLLGPRMADSGKPVVFFGINNNPRKYFREGIPGNVTGVLERVPLFPWLRHLIRIIPDPKTALVLMDDSPTSRAIVEVNFMDRKQVFLDRVSVGYEMAANWAEWQQVILGHRKYDFITMPLYHNLRDASGRYVPVEEVIRWTSEHSPVPIFAYQDYAVGDDGAVGSYVIFGEQHARLAALIARDILEGKTPRPPSASMDQQGTFFFNKKQLARFGLTLPEDIRSRAEFR, encoded by the coding sequence ATGCTTCGCCTCATCGCGGTTCTGCTGGCCGTGGCCGGAATGCTCCCGGCCTGGAACGCCGACGCGGGCCAATTCAAGGTGCTCGTCGTCCACAGCTACCATCGCGAGATGCCCTGGACCGTTCAGTGCGACCGCGGAATCCACGAGATCCTCGGCGAAATCGCCCAGCTGGACATGGTGTATCTGGACACGAAACGAATTCCGGAATCCGAGTTCGCGGGCCGGGCCGAAGCGGCCATGGACGTCTTCCGCCGGGTCGATCCCGACCTCGTGATGCTCGGCGACGACAACGCCCTGCGCCTGCTCGGGCCGCGCATGGCCGACAGCGGAAAACCCGTGGTCTTTTTCGGCATCAACAACAATCCCCGGAAATACTTCAGGGAGGGCATCCCCGGCAACGTCACCGGCGTGCTGGAGCGCGTGCCGCTTTTTCCCTGGCTCCGCCACCTGATCAGGATCATCCCCGACCCGAAGACGGCGCTCGTGCTCATGGACGACAGCCCGACCTCCAGGGCCATCGTGGAGGTCAACTTCATGGACCGGAAGCAGGTCTTCCTCGACAGGGTCAGCGTCGGATACGAAATGGCCGCGAACTGGGCCGAGTGGCAGCAGGTCATCCTGGGCCATAGGAAATACGACTTCATCACCATGCCCCTCTACCACAACCTGAGGGACGCCTCCGGAAGGTACGTGCCCGTGGAAGAGGTGATCCGCTGGACCTCCGAACACAGCCCGGTCCCGATCTTCGCCTACCAGGACTACGCCGTGGGCGACGACGGCGCGGTCGGCTCCTACGTCATCTTCGGAGAGCAGCACGCCCGCCTCGCGGCTTTGATCGCCAGGGACATCCTGGAGGGAAAGACTCCCCGCCCGCCCTCGGCCTCCATGGACCAGCAGGGAACGTTCTTCTTCAACAAGAAGCAGTTGGCCCGCTTCGGCCTGACCCTGCCCGAAGACATCCGCTCACGGGCCGAATTCCGCTGA
- a CDS encoding acyl-CoA dehydratase activase, whose product MSRVAGLDIGSRSIELAVVENGRVVHAARLPTTFSPAGQCRKLLEEIRADGLVATGYGRELAGKLGLGLPLRKVTEIKAHAAGAAHFFPAARTVLDIGGQDTKAIALLPGGRVARFEMNDRCAAGTGKFLEYSSSVFQMPVEEFGEFALRGTNPPTINSMCTVFAETEATSLMAEGAEPEDIALGLHRAIVLRTLSMLRRVGLTPPLVFVGGVANNPCVRALLAGELRLVPGESLLLPDEPDMTGAVGAALLGLE is encoded by the coding sequence TTGAGCCGGGTCGCCGGGCTCGACATCGGCTCGCGGAGCATCGAGCTGGCCGTGGTGGAAAACGGGCGGGTCGTGCATGCGGCCCGCCTGCCCACGACCTTTTCCCCGGCGGGGCAATGCCGAAAGCTGCTCGAGGAAATCCGCGCCGACGGGCTGGTGGCCACGGGCTACGGCCGCGAACTGGCCGGGAAGCTCGGCCTGGGGCTGCCGCTGCGAAAAGTGACGGAAATCAAGGCGCACGCGGCCGGAGCCGCGCATTTTTTCCCGGCGGCGCGCACCGTGCTGGACATCGGCGGGCAGGACACCAAGGCCATCGCCCTGCTGCCGGGCGGGCGCGTGGCCCGGTTCGAGATGAACGACCGCTGCGCCGCGGGCACGGGCAAATTCCTGGAGTACTCCTCCTCGGTCTTCCAGATGCCCGTGGAGGAGTTCGGGGAGTTCGCCCTGCGCGGCACCAACCCGCCGACCATCAACAGCATGTGCACGGTCTTCGCGGAAACCGAGGCCACCTCGCTCATGGCCGAGGGCGCGGAGCCGGAGGACATCGCCCTGGGGCTGCACCGGGCCATTGTCCTGCGCACGCTCTCCATGCTCAGGCGCGTGGGGCTGACGCCGCCCCTGGTCTTTGTGGGCGGCGTGGCCAACAATCCCTGCGTGCGCGCACTGCTGGCCGGGGAATTGCGGCTCGTGCCGGGCGAGAGCCTGCTGCTGCCGGACGAGCCGGACATGACCGGCGCGGTGGGCGCGGCCCTGCTCGGCCTGGAATAG
- a CDS encoding double-cubane-cluster-containing anaerobic reductase, with amino-acid sequence MTSPYKEMWERLDLDLEAHDALLDVLGKFYGDIYLSQQGRLRGAEYLDFVLSEVHGLRIKEIQDAKAQGRKVVGTFCVFVPEEITLAADAVQVGLCAGAEAGKELAETMVPRNTCSLIKSFIGFKLARLCPYTESCDLIVGETTCDGKKKAYEPFGELVNMHVMEVPQQKNAADRALWKAEVLRYKEEIEKLTGVTITAERLATAIRTVNDKRRALQRLTALRAASPAPISGRDALLVNQISFYDDPVRFTAKMNELCDELEARVARGEGVAEAGTPRLLLSGCPMAVPNWKLPYIVESSGAVIVGEESCIGTRNSRDLVDESGATLDEMLDAIADRYMKIDCACFTPNTERQENVMDLAKTLNADGVIQYNLLFCQPYANESIRLDKTLAAEGIPSLSIETDYSMEDVQQLKTRVEAFVETLD; translated from the coding sequence ATGACGAGTCCGTATAAGGAAATGTGGGAACGCCTGGACCTGGACCTGGAAGCGCACGACGCGCTGCTCGACGTGCTCGGCAAATTCTACGGCGACATCTATCTTTCCCAGCAGGGCCGCCTGCGCGGGGCCGAATACCTCGACTTCGTGCTCTCCGAGGTGCACGGGCTGCGCATCAAGGAAATCCAGGACGCCAAGGCCCAGGGCCGCAAGGTCGTGGGCACCTTCTGCGTGTTCGTTCCTGAGGAGATCACCCTGGCCGCGGACGCGGTGCAGGTGGGGCTCTGCGCCGGGGCCGAGGCGGGCAAGGAGCTGGCCGAGACCATGGTTCCGCGCAACACCTGCTCCCTGATCAAGTCCTTCATCGGCTTCAAGCTGGCCCGGCTCTGCCCGTACACCGAGTCCTGCGACCTGATCGTGGGCGAGACCACCTGCGACGGCAAGAAAAAGGCCTACGAGCCGTTCGGCGAGCTGGTGAACATGCACGTCATGGAGGTGCCCCAGCAGAAGAACGCGGCGGACCGCGCGCTCTGGAAGGCCGAGGTGCTGCGCTACAAGGAGGAAATCGAAAAGCTCACGGGCGTGACCATCACCGCGGAGCGGCTCGCAACGGCCATCAGGACCGTCAACGACAAGCGGCGCGCGCTCCAGCGGCTGACGGCCCTGCGCGCGGCCTCGCCCGCGCCCATCTCCGGCCGCGACGCCCTGCTCGTGAACCAGATCAGCTTCTACGACGACCCCGTGCGCTTCACGGCCAAGATGAACGAGCTCTGCGACGAGCTGGAGGCCCGCGTGGCCAGGGGCGAGGGAGTGGCCGAGGCGGGCACGCCGCGCCTGCTGCTTTCCGGCTGTCCCATGGCCGTGCCCAACTGGAAGCTGCCCTACATCGTGGAAAGCTCCGGCGCGGTCATCGTGGGCGAGGAGTCCTGCATCGGCACGCGCAACTCGCGCGACCTCGTGGACGAGTCCGGCGCGACCCTGGATGAAATGCTGGACGCCATCGCGGACCGCTACATGAAGATCGACTGCGCCTGCTTCACGCCCAACACGGAGCGGCAGGAAAACGTCATGGATCTGGCGAAGACTCTGAACGCGGACGGCGTGATCCAGTACAACCTGCTCTTCTGCCAGCCCTACGCCAACGAGAGCATCCGCCTGGACAAGACGCTCGCGGCGGAAGGCATCCCCAGCCTGAGCATCGAGACGGACTACAGCATGGAAGACGTGCAGCAGCTCAAGACCCGCGTGGAAGCCTTCGTGGAGACGCTGGATTGA
- a CDS encoding AraC family transcriptional regulator, with product MDGTRCAAGGRSRSESALSWLPAALPGVEMLRASFVRQNFARHFHRRYAVGVIEQGGMAFRYLGRDLVAPAGSVNLVVPGEPHDGHAAVDAGWTYRMFYLDPDWLARAAGEISGRARAGLPHFDAGVLDDPLLAANIRTLHAGLERGSLSALEAQTRLYGLLMRWVSRHGAQRTACPREPGREPEAVRRARLLLEERHAEDVGLDELSRATGLSPFHLARVFCRSVGLPPHAYLIQVRVRRARALLAGPQSLADIATGVGFADQSHLNRHFKRIVGLPPGRWRKIVQDR from the coding sequence ATGGACGGAACACGCTGCGCCGCCGGAGGGCGCTCCCGGTCCGAATCCGCCCTGTCCTGGCTGCCGGCCGCGCTTCCGGGCGTGGAGATGCTGCGTGCCAGCTTCGTGCGGCAGAATTTCGCGCGGCATTTCCACCGCCGCTACGCCGTGGGGGTCATCGAACAGGGCGGCATGGCCTTTCGCTATCTGGGGCGCGATCTCGTGGCTCCGGCGGGCAGCGTGAACCTCGTGGTTCCGGGCGAGCCGCACGACGGCCACGCCGCCGTGGACGCAGGCTGGACCTACCGCATGTTCTACCTCGACCCGGACTGGCTGGCGCGGGCCGCCGGGGAGATTTCCGGCCGCGCCCGGGCCGGACTTCCGCATTTCGACGCGGGCGTGCTCGACGATCCGCTCCTGGCCGCGAACATCCGGACGCTGCACGCGGGACTGGAGCGCGGTTCCCTCTCCGCGCTGGAGGCCCAGACCAGGCTCTACGGCCTGCTCATGCGCTGGGTTTCCCGCCACGGCGCGCAGCGGACCGCCTGCCCGCGCGAACCAGGCCGCGAGCCGGAGGCCGTGCGCCGAGCGCGCCTTCTCCTGGAAGAGCGCCATGCCGAGGACGTGGGCCTGGACGAGCTGTCCCGGGCCACGGGCCTGAGCCCCTTTCATCTGGCCCGCGTGTTTTGCCGCAGCGTGGGGCTGCCGCCCCATGCCTACCTGATCCAGGTGCGCGTGCGCCGCGCACGCGCGCTGCTGGCCGGACCGCAGTCCCTGGCGGACATCGCGACCGGCGTCGGCTTTGCGGATCAGAGCCACCTGAACCGCCACTTCAAGCGCATCGTGGGCCTGCCTCCGGGCCGCTGGCGCAAGATCGTTCAAGACCGCTGA